The proteins below are encoded in one region of Puntigrus tetrazona isolate hp1 chromosome 5, ASM1883169v1, whole genome shotgun sequence:
- the si:dkey-245n4.2 gene encoding uncharacterized protein si:dkey-245n4.2 isoform X1: MDVFWRGYCTFVLTTLLFQEVTGVLLRNEEMRKCVQVNEGQVSSRLTLQDCRADLDLQEWSWNPETRSISNPQTGGCLTAPQIQEHESVWLQPCGSEQEDREGQAWSCSKKGLLTLHGKGLYLSVRHDSSKVFLSKDRGKSSKWRTLANQTVCEETDSTHHSQNVLQDSQQTLSTGPRIITQIRYWHPGNNDQTSKLKSTETTQTPEASDKPQSSVEPGGPSVNVFTPDYGTGWKMTMLLLSSLALLLGLVILTLNIYQNRRKKTVVVLKSFTPTGEASLPGSPVPSERAPLTRHPMKTAQSPSIQRGEILVEWKDGTVTPLFETYLTD; the protein is encoded by the exons ATGGATGTCTTTTGGAGAGGATACTGCACTTTTGTTCTCACAACACTTCTTTTTCAAG AAGTTACAGGAGTCCTGTTAAGGAATGAAGAGATGAGAAAGTGTGTACAGGTAAATGAGGGTCAGGTCAGCAGCAGGTTAACCCTGCAAGACTGCAGAGCGGATTTGGATCTACAAGAGTGGAGCTGGAACCCCGAGACACGCTCCATCAGCAACCCACAGACAGGAGGGTGTTTAACTGCTCCTCAGATCCAGGAGCACGAGAGTGTTTGGCTGCAGCCTTGCGGCTCTGAGCAGGAGGATCGCGAAGGCCAGGCCTGGAGCTGCTCTAAAAAGGGTCTCCTGACATTACACGGAAAGGGTCTGTACCTGAGCGTGCGTCACGATTCCTCCAAGGTCTTCCTTTCCAAAGATCGGGGGAAAAGCAGCAAGTGGAGGACTCTGGCTAATCAAACGGTATGCGAGGAGACAGACAGCACACATCACAGCCAGAATGTGTTACAAGATTCTCAGCAGACACTTTCAACTGGACCACGAATCATCACACAAATTCGCTATTGGCATC ctGGAAATAATGACCAGACCTCCAAATTAAAGTCCACCGAAACAACACAGACTCCAGAGGCATCAGATAAACCTCAAAGTAGCGTAGAACCGGGTGGGCCTTCTGTTAATGTGTTTACACCAGACTACG GAACAGGTTGGAAAATGACAATGTTGCTTCTGAGCAGTTTGGCCTTGTTACTTGGGCTTGTGATCCTCACTCTTAACATCTACCAGAACAG GAGGAAGAAGACTGTGGTGGTGCTGAAATCCTTCACTCCGACAGGAGAGGCCAGTCTGCCAGGGTCTCCGGTGCCTAGTGAGAGAGCACCTCTAACCCGACACCCTATGAAAACTGCTCAGTCTCCCTCCATCCAACGAGGCGAGATCCTTGTCGAATGGAAAGATGGAACAGTCACCCCACTGTTTGAAACATATCTAACTGACTAA
- the si:dkey-245n4.2 gene encoding uncharacterized protein si:dkey-245n4.2 isoform X2: MDHREIEVTGVLLRNEEMRKCVQVNEGQVSSRLTLQDCRADLDLQEWSWNPETRSISNPQTGGCLTAPQIQEHESVWLQPCGSEQEDREGQAWSCSKKGLLTLHGKGLYLSVRHDSSKVFLSKDRGKSSKWRTLANQTVCEETDSTHHSQNVLQDSQQTLSTGPRIITQIRYWHPGNNDQTSKLKSTETTQTPEASDKPQSSVEPGGPSVNVFTPDYGTGWKMTMLLLSSLALLLGLVILTLNIYQNRRKKTVVVLKSFTPTGEASLPGSPVPSERAPLTRHPMKTAQSPSIQRGEILVEWKDGTVTPLFETYLTD; the protein is encoded by the exons ATGGACCACCGTGAAATAG AAGTTACAGGAGTCCTGTTAAGGAATGAAGAGATGAGAAAGTGTGTACAGGTAAATGAGGGTCAGGTCAGCAGCAGGTTAACCCTGCAAGACTGCAGAGCGGATTTGGATCTACAAGAGTGGAGCTGGAACCCCGAGACACGCTCCATCAGCAACCCACAGACAGGAGGGTGTTTAACTGCTCCTCAGATCCAGGAGCACGAGAGTGTTTGGCTGCAGCCTTGCGGCTCTGAGCAGGAGGATCGCGAAGGCCAGGCCTGGAGCTGCTCTAAAAAGGGTCTCCTGACATTACACGGAAAGGGTCTGTACCTGAGCGTGCGTCACGATTCCTCCAAGGTCTTCCTTTCCAAAGATCGGGGGAAAAGCAGCAAGTGGAGGACTCTGGCTAATCAAACGGTATGCGAGGAGACAGACAGCACACATCACAGCCAGAATGTGTTACAAGATTCTCAGCAGACACTTTCAACTGGACCACGAATCATCACACAAATTCGCTATTGGCATC ctGGAAATAATGACCAGACCTCCAAATTAAAGTCCACCGAAACAACACAGACTCCAGAGGCATCAGATAAACCTCAAAGTAGCGTAGAACCGGGTGGGCCTTCTGTTAATGTGTTTACACCAGACTACG GAACAGGTTGGAAAATGACAATGTTGCTTCTGAGCAGTTTGGCCTTGTTACTTGGGCTTGTGATCCTCACTCTTAACATCTACCAGAACAG GAGGAAGAAGACTGTGGTGGTGCTGAAATCCTTCACTCCGACAGGAGAGGCCAGTCTGCCAGGGTCTCCGGTGCCTAGTGAGAGAGCACCTCTAACCCGACACCCTATGAAAACTGCTCAGTCTCCCTCCATCCAACGAGGCGAGATCCTTGTCGAATGGAAAGATGGAACAGTCACCCCACTGTTTGAAACATATCTAACTGACTAA
- the wdr54 gene encoding WD repeat-containing protein 54 yields the protein MAKMYHKEKSIQIKSSASALYNNLSVLRIAPRCLTYFTVVHANVVNMVSASWDGLNYSHRQLQSKEGNVATSSSLIMQAAWCVLPSRDLLVLTSQKGIQMYESDGSIMVYWHALDTPETPTAKAVFARGIAAVREKYICVGVSSGSVLVFDVPNKGSNITLSEVLEEHKEAITDMASECSGSLECIADLVSADDSGLLCVWKSGEDFQLLNKIPGFDTSCSSVKLWKGTVIAGYGTGQIRLYEGVTGILHAEVNAHARWIYSLDIAPFTGLLISAAEDSWVRVWHLSLTPETNSVEIEHMYNECVTDTQICGAKFCDGDGYAFAVTGYDLSEIIRYTQA from the exons ATGGCGAAAATGTACCACAAAGAGAAAAGCATTCAGATAAAGAGCAGCGCGTCGGCGCTCTACAACAACCTGAGCGTCCTGCGCATCGCGCCGCGGTGTCTCACCTATTTCACGGTGGTCCATGCAAACGTCGTAAACATGGTCAGCGCATCCTGGGACGGACTGAACTATTCCCACCGACAGCTGCAGTCTAAGGAGGGCAACGTGGCCACCAGCTCCTCGCTTATCATGCAG gcAGCCTGGTGTGTCCTGCCTTCAAGAGATCTCCTTGTTCTCACATCTCAGAAGGGGATCCAG ATGTATGAATCAGATGGATCAATTATGGTCTATTGGCATGCACTGGACACACCAGAGACCCCTACTG CGAAGGCAGTGTTTGCACGAGGAATTGCAGCGGTGcgggaaaaatatatttgtgtgg GGGTCTCATCTGGCTCAGTGCTAGTCTTTGACGTTCCCAATAAAGGCAGTAACATCACCCTGTCTGAGGTTTTGGAAGAACATAAAGAAGCAATCACAGACATGGCCTCTGAGTGCTCAGGCAGTCTG GAGTGCATTGCTGATTTAGTTAGTGCTGATGACTCTGGCCTCCTCTGTGTGTGGAAATCAGGAGAAGATTTTCAACTGCTCAACAAGATCCCTGGTTTTGA CACGAGTTGTTCTTCGGTAAAACTCTGGAAGGGCACAGTCATCGCCGGCTATGGGACAGGACAGATTCGTCTGTATGAAGGGGTCACAGGTATACTGCATGCAGAGGTCAACGCTCATGCACGCTGGATCTACTCACTGGACATCGCTCCCTTCACTGGACTG CTGATCTCTGCAGCAGAAGACTCCTGGGTTAGAGTGTGGCATCTGAGCTTGACTCCAGAGACTAATAGCGTGGAG ATTGAGCACATGTACAATGAGTGTGTGACTGATACACAGATCTGTGGAGCCAAGTTCTGTGACGGTGACGGCTACGCCTTTGCAGTGACCGGCTATGACTTGAGTGAGATCATCCGCTACACACAAGCCTAG